A stretch of Paenibacillus mucilaginosus 3016 DNA encodes these proteins:
- a CDS encoding C40 family peptidase, translating to MRPREYGRPGEGGVSTMQSGMDARLFDQEVTEDDALLHQGDAGLDKQVPGVPPQNGTAGGGGTGPRALQETPGMAPARPNPAIAPQAGGYTENVLSTAAMYFGTPYEYGSDRSDPSTFDCSDYTRWSYLYALGMNLPQDSRSQAQYVRSFSSRVYTDIHQAQRGDLLFFIGYRGGQPDAYRGASKAMGNISHCGLYLGNGKMIHTASARTGGVRIDNVFDNHLEYRFVMGGSVLQLK from the coding sequence ATGCGGCCGCGGGAATACGGGAGGCCGGGGGAAGGCGGCGTCTCCACCATGCAGAGCGGGATGGATGCCCGTCTGTTCGATCAGGAAGTAACGGAAGACGATGCGCTTCTGCACCAGGGAGATGCGGGGCTCGACAAGCAGGTGCCCGGCGTTCCGCCGCAGAACGGCACTGCAGGCGGCGGAGGGACGGGGCCGCGGGCCCTTCAGGAGACTCCGGGGATGGCTCCCGCACGGCCCAACCCCGCGATAGCTCCTCAGGCGGGCGGCTATACGGAGAATGTGCTGTCCACCGCGGCCATGTATTTCGGCACACCGTACGAATACGGCTCGGACCGGTCGGATCCTTCCACGTTCGACTGCTCGGATTATACGAGGTGGTCCTACCTGTATGCGCTCGGGATGAACCTGCCGCAGGATTCCCGCAGCCAGGCCCAGTACGTAAGAAGCTTCTCGAGCCGGGTGTACACCGACATCCATCAGGCACAGCGGGGCGACCTGCTCTTTTTCATCGGCTACCGCGGCGGTCAGCCCGATGCATACAGGGGGGCGTCCAAGGCGATGGGGAACATCAGCCACTGCGGTCTGTATCTGGGCAACGGCAAAATGATTCATACGGCCTCCGCCCGGACCGGAGGCGTGCGGATCGACAATGTATTCGACAATCACCTCGAATACCGCTTCGTGATGGGCGGCTCGGTGCTCCAGCTCAAATAA
- a CDS encoding FAD-dependent oxidoreductase, producing the protein MTGRKWFAVSSIVMAGALLLTACFGRADAPVTRTPKPLDPSKPDVVVIGSEIEGMYLARAAVDEGLSVLVLDPREEPGGQLLQGEMLYLDEPFDRSGTSLLQGLVKGLFDEYKKGTIRKLPEYESYYASLTEGIRIVPGITITSLSTGSPGGSSSAVKPEGSSPTRITAMTYRTKNGEEKTVSAQYWVENTDHAALSSRLGLKRIPGMETVFPAKGKDYMASSVMMKFKGVDWKKFAKEVGGLPKAQRFEKYGVNTDVSKDFAYGLGNIGKSYKPSSKEVFLRGLNVVNQRDGEALINALLVFGVNPADAESVKKAHELGVSETLKVRDHLRRELPGWENAEVNGYPRYLYIRDYDRYETEYVMQASDLFSGTLFPDTVGIAGYALDLQGTKANPWGTEIGKSDRYGMPLRSFLYKGYANVIAAGKNVGASAVAYGSARIQPNTAQAGEVIGAILGLIDGRHELASIPEEEMKRLQKLMKKRGIELNGKPGRNLIEGYSPQQIEQVNQGKLVVKPKS; encoded by the coding sequence ATGACCGGACGCAAGTGGTTTGCTGTTTCATCGATTGTTATGGCGGGGGCGCTGCTGCTCACCGCCTGCTTCGGGCGTGCGGATGCGCCCGTCACCCGGACGCCGAAGCCGCTCGACCCGTCGAAGCCTGATGTCGTCGTCATCGGTTCGGAGATCGAGGGCATGTACCTGGCCCGTGCGGCTGTGGACGAAGGCCTGAGCGTCCTCGTGCTGGATCCCCGGGAAGAACCAGGAGGGCAGCTGCTGCAGGGCGAGATGCTGTATCTCGACGAGCCGTTCGACCGCAGCGGGACATCGCTGCTGCAGGGTCTGGTGAAGGGCCTGTTCGACGAATACAAAAAAGGGACGATCCGCAAGCTCCCCGAATACGAGTCCTACTATGCTTCGCTGACGGAGGGGATCCGCATCGTCCCCGGAATTACGATCACTTCGCTGTCGACCGGTTCTCCGGGGGGATCCTCCTCCGCCGTCAAGCCGGAGGGATCGTCCCCGACCCGGATCACCGCCATGACTTACCGGACGAAGAACGGCGAAGAGAAAACGGTCTCGGCCCAATACTGGGTGGAGAATACCGATCACGCCGCGCTCTCCTCGCGCCTCGGGCTGAAGCGCATTCCGGGAATGGAGACCGTTTTCCCTGCCAAGGGGAAGGATTACATGGCTTCCTCGGTGATGATGAAATTCAAGGGAGTCGACTGGAAGAAATTCGCGAAGGAAGTCGGCGGACTCCCCAAAGCGCAGAGGTTCGAGAAATACGGAGTGAATACCGATGTATCCAAGGACTTCGCCTACGGGCTCGGGAATATCGGTAAAAGCTACAAGCCGAGCAGCAAGGAAGTGTTCCTGCGCGGGCTGAATGTGGTGAACCAGCGGGACGGCGAAGCGCTGATCAACGCCCTGCTCGTCTTCGGGGTGAATCCGGCGGATGCGGAGAGCGTGAAGAAAGCGCATGAGCTCGGGGTCAGCGAGACCTTGAAGGTCAGAGACCACCTGCGGCGGGAGCTTCCCGGCTGGGAGAATGCCGAAGTGAACGGATATCCCCGCTACCTGTATATCCGTGACTACGACCGCTACGAGACGGAGTATGTGATGCAGGCTTCCGATCTGTTCAGCGGCACCCTGTTCCCCGACACCGTGGGCATCGCCGGCTACGCGCTGGATCTGCAGGGTACGAAGGCGAATCCCTGGGGCACCGAGATCGGCAAATCCGACCGGTACGGGATGCCGCTCCGGTCGTTCCTGTACAAGGGTTATGCCAACGTGATCGCCGCAGGAAAGAATGTCGGCGCTTCAGCCGTCGCGTACGGCAGCGCCCGTATCCAGCCGAACACCGCCCAGGCCGGCGAAGTGATCGGAGCGATCCTTGGGCTGATCGATGGCAGGCATGAGCTCGCCTCCATTCCGGAGGAAGAGATGAAGCGGCTGCAGAAGCTCATGAAGAAGAGAGGCATCGAGTTGAACGGCAAGCCCGGCCGCAATCTCATCGAAGGCTATTCGCCCCAGCAGATCGAGCAGGTCAATCAAGGCAAGCTTGTGGTGAAGCCCAAATCCTAA
- a CDS encoding ROK family protein, which yields MSRYIGIDIGGTNMVCGLTDGEGQVLRTVKIATEAPSGSKEVIRRLAEAVTGLMTHAGGQVSAVGIGLPGFVDHVQGISELAVNLGWKNVPLADELRGHIGDIPVFLDNDVRMYVYGEAVAGAGRGFSHVLGVTIGTGMNSALVADGKLYYGAGGRAGEIGHVPMEGLTYPCNCGMTGCLETAVSANGIARQGREAVARGERSLLGEWFPEDGGARLTAADVSRAYDLGDAAAAAILRRTGTLLGRGLAAAVTQLAPQVLIIGGGGAQAGERLLGPMKEELKRCVLPFYWEQLTVKTAERLEDAGVVGSALYAKGRLEAQAQQ from the coding sequence GTGAGCAGGTATATAGGTATCGATATCGGCGGAACGAATATGGTATGCGGGTTGACGGACGGGGAGGGGCAGGTGCTGCGCACGGTCAAGATTGCGACGGAGGCCCCGAGCGGGAGCAAAGAAGTGATCCGCCGGCTGGCCGAGGCGGTGACCGGGCTGATGACCCATGCAGGCGGACAGGTGTCAGCCGTGGGGATCGGTCTTCCCGGGTTCGTGGACCATGTCCAGGGGATCTCCGAGCTGGCGGTGAATCTCGGCTGGAAGAACGTGCCTCTGGCGGACGAGCTGCGGGGGCATATCGGTGACATTCCGGTATTCCTCGATAACGACGTGCGGATGTACGTCTACGGCGAAGCCGTGGCGGGAGCGGGCCGGGGCTTCTCGCACGTGCTCGGCGTAACGATCGGCACTGGCATGAACTCGGCGCTGGTGGCGGACGGCAAGCTGTACTACGGCGCCGGCGGACGGGCCGGAGAGATCGGGCACGTGCCGATGGAAGGGCTGACCTACCCGTGCAACTGCGGGATGACCGGGTGTCTCGAGACGGCCGTCTCCGCGAACGGCATCGCCCGTCAGGGACGCGAAGCCGTGGCCCGGGGGGAACGGTCGCTGCTCGGCGAATGGTTCCCGGAGGACGGGGGAGCGCGCCTGACAGCGGCCGACGTCTCGCGGGCCTATGATCTGGGCGATGCGGCGGCGGCCGCCATCCTGCGGCGGACGGGAACGCTGCTCGGCCGCGGACTTGCGGCAGCCGTGACCCAGCTGGCCCCGCAGGTGCTGATCATCGGAGGAGGCGGAGCGCAGGCCGGAGAGCGGCTGCTCGGCCCCATGAAGGAGGAGCTGAAGCGCTGCGTGCTGCCGTTCTACTGGGAGCAGCTTACGGTCAAGACAGCCGAACGGCTGGAGGATGCCGGGGTCGTCGGAAGCGCTCTGTACGCGAAGGGCAGACTGGAAGCGCAGGCACAGCAGTAG
- a CDS encoding SPL family radical SAM protein: protein MKTTYEPLHAKQILNGVKAPSMPFDWSINPYRGCQHGCSFCYARSTHAFLGLGTDDAFQHQILYKANAGETLEAQLDKMLRSRGGREKLAGRIAIGTATDPYQPIEAREMLTRRCLEALVSRRIPVSVTTRSPLILRDLDLLRQLPGSSVNISLNTMNKEVWRGFEPMTPSPEKRLEALTRLREAGVTAGIFLAPILPFLTDSEQELETVVRRSREAGASFVMGSPLRLSTREVKSWFFGTVRGQYPQLLSSYARLYAGSGLSLGCVPA from the coding sequence ATGAAAACCACCTATGAACCCCTTCATGCGAAACAGATTCTGAACGGAGTGAAAGCTCCCTCGATGCCCTTCGACTGGTCCATCAATCCATACCGGGGCTGCCAGCACGGCTGCAGCTTCTGCTATGCCCGCTCGACGCATGCCTTCCTGGGACTCGGGACCGACGATGCCTTCCAGCACCAGATTCTCTACAAAGCGAACGCTGGCGAAACGCTGGAAGCGCAGCTCGACAAGATGCTCCGCAGCCGGGGAGGCCGGGAGAAGCTCGCCGGCCGGATTGCTATCGGTACGGCCACCGATCCGTACCAGCCGATCGAGGCACGGGAGATGCTGACCCGCCGCTGCCTCGAAGCCCTTGTCTCCCGCCGTATCCCCGTGAGCGTCACCACCCGGTCGCCGCTGATCCTGCGGGATCTGGATCTGCTGCGGCAACTGCCGGGCAGCTCCGTGAACATCTCACTGAACACGATGAACAAGGAGGTCTGGCGCGGCTTCGAGCCCATGACACCGTCTCCGGAGAAGCGCCTTGAGGCCCTGACCCGGCTGAGGGAAGCCGGAGTAACCGCAGGCATCTTCCTTGCCCCGATCCTTCCCTTCCTGACCGACAGCGAACAAGAGCTGGAGACCGTGGTCAGACGCAGCCGGGAGGCCGGCGCTTCCTTCGTCATGGGCTCGCCGCTTCGGCTCAGCACCCGTGAGGTCAAGAGCTGGTTCTTCGGTACCGTACGCGGACAGTATCCGCAGCTCCTGTCCTCCTACGCCCGCCTGTATGCCGGGTCCGGGTTATCCCTCGGATGCGTACCGGCGTGA
- a CDS encoding YuzF family protein → MNQPYAVQPQPIFEVQPFVVQALQSLLGQTLVLETPRGSVSGALKDVKPDHVVVHGTDGNLYFVAVCHIIWIMPVK, encoded by the coding sequence ATGAACCAACCGTATGCCGTGCAGCCGCAGCCGATTTTTGAAGTCCAGCCCTTCGTGGTGCAGGCGCTCCAGTCCCTGCTTGGACAGACACTCGTGCTCGAGACACCGAGGGGAAGCGTGTCGGGCGCGCTGAAGGATGTGAAGCCAGATCACGTTGTGGTTCATGGGACCGACGGCAATCTGTACTTCGTGGCCGTGTGTCATATTATCTGGATCATGCCGGTAAAGTAA
- a CDS encoding MarR family winged helix-turn-helix transcriptional regulator, giving the protein MSDRQDNLYELESTFRLLFRKIRTSWTRFEEQGVSASQAVILEKLEAEGPLKVSQIAEMLYITSGAVTSLSDKLISGGFASRTRSEEDRRVVMMEITDKGREVLESLHRHRSEVVECFFGRLPKEDVDHLNRIFKQILEDSESTS; this is encoded by the coding sequence ATGTCCGACCGCCAAGACAACCTGTATGAACTCGAGAGCACCTTCCGGCTGCTCTTCCGCAAAATCCGCACCTCCTGGACCCGGTTTGAAGAACAAGGGGTTTCGGCCTCCCAAGCCGTCATTCTCGAGAAGCTGGAGGCTGAGGGCCCGCTGAAGGTATCCCAGATCGCCGAAATGCTCTATATCACCTCCGGTGCGGTAACCAGCTTGTCGGACAAGCTGATCTCCGGAGGCTTCGCTTCCCGCACCCGCTCCGAAGAAGACCGCCGCGTCGTTATGATGGAGATTACGGACAAGGGACGCGAAGTCCTGGAATCGCTTCACCGTCACCGTTCGGAAGTCGTCGAGTGTTTCTTCGGACGCCTGCCCAAAGAAGATGTCGATCATCTCAACCGGATTTTCAAACAAATCCTCGAGGACAGCGAATCGACCTCCTGA
- the araD gene encoding L-ribulose-5-phosphate 4-epimerase: MLEQLKQEVLEANLDLPKYGLVTFTWGNVSGIDRESGLVVIKPSGVPYDELRAEDLVVLDLDGKVVEGKLKPSSDTPTHLALYKAFPTVGGIVHTHSPWATAWAQAGRSLPALGTTHADYFYGEVPCTRPMTREEIQGAYELETGNVIIETFEGKDPLQIPSVLVHCHAPFCWGKDAHNAVHNAVVLEETAKMAFHTYQLNPNTVPMDQNLLDRHFLRKHGANAYYGQS, from the coding sequence TTGTTAGAACAATTGAAGCAGGAAGTACTGGAAGCGAACCTGGATCTGCCGAAATACGGCCTTGTTACGTTTACCTGGGGCAATGTGAGCGGCATTGACCGCGAATCCGGCCTGGTTGTCATCAAGCCGAGCGGCGTTCCCTATGACGAACTCCGTGCAGAGGATCTGGTTGTGCTGGATCTGGACGGCAAGGTTGTCGAAGGCAAGCTCAAACCTTCATCCGATACGCCGACCCACCTGGCGTTGTATAAAGCGTTCCCAACCGTCGGCGGCATCGTGCACACGCACTCCCCTTGGGCGACTGCATGGGCGCAGGCGGGCCGCAGCCTTCCGGCACTCGGTACGACCCATGCCGATTATTTCTACGGGGAAGTGCCCTGCACCCGCCCGATGACCCGCGAAGAGATTCAAGGGGCCTATGAGCTCGAGACCGGCAATGTGATCATCGAGACCTTCGAGGGCAAAGACCCGCTGCAGATTCCAAGCGTGCTCGTTCACTGCCACGCGCCGTTCTGCTGGGGCAAGGATGCTCACAACGCGGTCCACAATGCGGTCGTGCTCGAAGAGACGGCGAAGATGGCGTTCCACACGTACCAGCTGAATCCGAATACCGTGCCGATGGACCAGAACCTGCTCGACCGGCATTTTCTCAGAAAACACGGCGCCAACGCCTATTACGGACAATCGTAA
- a CDS encoding DUF6254 family protein has translation MSHSKRREENQWKIRKQTQHPHGKIKSLAEYAAEYDAQHQQ, from the coding sequence ATGAGCCATTCGAAACGCCGCGAGGAGAACCAGTGGAAAATCCGCAAACAAACCCAGCACCCGCACGGCAAAATCAAGTCACTCGCGGAATATGCCGCCGAGTATGATGCACAGCACCAGCAATAA
- a CDS encoding HIT family protein, with protein sequence MQDCVFCHVELEPKQRIVLENEHCMFLQLDTQEIPGAGVLVTKAHRESVFDLTPEEWNAVQPLLLQVKAYMEEAYRPDGYNIGWNCGAVGGQTLSHAHLHVLPRYADEFYAGKGIRHLYRSPENRRASASSGEQPE encoded by the coding sequence ATGCAAGATTGCGTATTCTGTCATGTGGAGCTGGAGCCGAAGCAGCGGATCGTCCTGGAGAACGAGCACTGCATGTTCCTGCAGCTCGATACCCAGGAGATCCCCGGGGCCGGCGTTCTGGTCACGAAGGCCCACCGGGAGTCCGTCTTCGATCTGACCCCCGAGGAGTGGAATGCCGTGCAGCCCCTTCTCCTCCAGGTGAAAGCCTATATGGAAGAAGCCTACCGTCCTGACGGCTACAATATCGGCTGGAACTGCGGTGCCGTCGGCGGGCAGACGTTATCCCACGCCCACCTTCATGTGCTTCCGCGATATGCCGACGAGTTCTACGCCGGCAAGGGCATCCGCCACCTGTACCGCAGCCCGGAGAACCGCCGGGCCTCCGCCTCCTCCGGGGAGCAGCCGGAGTGA
- a CDS encoding GntR family transcriptional regulator produces MEKNGLPKYMQLKGQLLERIKEGQMQPGDQLPTEFELSDSYKMSRQTVRQAIGELVQEGWLYRVQGKGTFVAASAAPAKKAEETEKTIGIITTYISDYIFPLIVRGAEAELRSRGYRLMLSSTDNDKAKERESLELMMSHPLSGLIIEPTKSAEGNPNLHYYLSMGMSDIPFIMINERYPEMDCPCVKLDDEKGGFLAAEHLIELGHRRIVGFFKTDDLQGIQRLKGFIRAHRDYKVPLDPDSVVRYSTEDKEERPFEAAQVLLASSERPTAFVCYNDQLAVHLLETARQAGLRVPQDLSIIGFDDSSLATATEVKLTTLTHPKTEMGVEAARRLIDRIEGISAGGAEEEAYVYEPQLVIRSSTGPV; encoded by the coding sequence ATGGAAAAGAACGGACTTCCCAAATATATGCAGCTGAAGGGGCAGCTTCTGGAGCGAATCAAGGAAGGCCAGATGCAGCCGGGCGATCAGCTGCCGACCGAATTCGAGCTGTCCGACTCTTACAAGATGAGCCGGCAGACGGTTCGGCAGGCGATCGGGGAGCTGGTGCAGGAAGGGTGGCTGTACCGCGTCCAGGGGAAGGGCACCTTCGTGGCGGCCTCGGCCGCCCCGGCGAAGAAAGCGGAAGAGACGGAGAAGACGATCGGCATCATTACCACGTACATCTCCGATTATATATTCCCTCTGATCGTCCGCGGGGCGGAGGCGGAGCTTCGCAGCCGGGGCTACCGGCTTATGCTCTCCTCCACGGACAACGACAAGGCGAAGGAACGGGAGAGTCTCGAGCTGATGATGAGCCACCCGCTGAGCGGGCTGATCATCGAGCCGACGAAGAGCGCGGAGGGCAATCCGAATCTTCATTATTACCTGTCGATGGGCATGTCGGACATTCCGTTCATCATGATCAACGAGCGGTATCCGGAGATGGACTGCCCCTGTGTCAAGCTCGATGACGAGAAGGGCGGGTTCCTGGCGGCGGAGCATCTGATTGAGCTCGGGCATCGGAGGATCGTCGGTTTCTTCAAGACGGACGACCTCCAGGGAATCCAGCGGCTGAAAGGGTTCATCCGGGCCCACCGGGATTACAAGGTGCCGCTCGATCCCGATTCGGTCGTCCGTTATTCCACGGAGGACAAGGAAGAGCGGCCCTTCGAAGCCGCCCAGGTGCTGCTGGCCTCCAGCGAGCGGCCGACGGCCTTCGTATGCTACAATGACCAGCTTGCCGTTCATCTGCTGGAGACAGCGCGGCAGGCGGGCCTGCGGGTGCCCCAGGACCTCTCGATCATCGGCTTCGACGATTCGTCGCTGGCTACGGCTACCGAAGTCAAGCTGACGACGCTGACCCACCCGAAGACCGAGATGGGGGTGGAGGCGGCACGGCGGCTCATTGACCGGATCGAAGGAATATCGGCAGGCGGCGCGGAAGAGGAAGCATATGTCTACGAGCCGCAGCTGGTGATCCGCTCTTCCACGGGACCTGTGTAA
- a CDS encoding DinB family protein, whose product MQRLFRYNWQVREEWFETLAGLPQEGLLKERTGGVRTILYTMYHIVDTEYSWLAALQGKPEPPEEYGRYDTLAKVRELSAAYRPSLISFLDSWTPEQDSRIFESERGGRTHRFSHGEVLHHAAAHEIHHIGQLSVWARELDLAPVNANLISRGLT is encoded by the coding sequence GTGCAAAGACTGTTTCGCTACAATTGGCAGGTGCGCGAGGAATGGTTCGAGACATTGGCGGGGCTGCCGCAGGAGGGGCTTCTCAAGGAGCGGACCGGAGGTGTCCGGACGATTCTCTATACGATGTACCATATCGTAGACACGGAGTATTCCTGGCTGGCGGCCCTTCAAGGGAAGCCGGAGCCGCCGGAGGAATACGGCAGGTACGACACCCTGGCCAAAGTGAGAGAGCTGTCCGCCGCCTATCGGCCTTCCCTGATTTCCTTTCTCGACAGCTGGACGCCGGAGCAGGATTCACGCATTTTCGAAAGTGAACGGGGCGGCCGGACCCATCGCTTCTCCCATGGGGAAGTACTGCACCATGCGGCTGCGCACGAGATTCATCACATCGGCCAGCTGTCCGTGTGGGCCAGGGAGCTGGATCTTGCGCCGGTGAATGCGAACTTGATTTCGCGCGGGCTGACTTAA
- a CDS encoding ribulokinase, whose product MAIQYAIGIDYGTESGRALLVNLSNGEEVATHVTPYPHGVIDEELPESGVKLEYDWALQHPADYIEVLKRSVPAVMKESGIDPAEVIGIGIDFTACTMLPIDETGTPLCFKPELRELPHSWPKLWKHHAAQDEANLINEIAYERGEAFLPRYGGKISSEWMLAKVWQVLNEAPDLYNRTDRFVEAGDWIIAQMTGSLIRNSCAAGYKSMWHKRDGYPGKDFFGALDPRLTNLTETKLRGEVLPLGTKAGELTAGMAELMGLRPGIAVAVGNVDAHAAVPAVGVTAPGKLVMAMGTSICHMLLGTEEKLVEGMCGVVEDGIIPGFLGYEAGQTAVGDIFAWYVEQAVPAYVTEAARAEGVSVHEWLEKRAAAYRPGQSGLLALDWWNGNRSVLVDTNLTGLILGCTLLTKPEEIYRALLEATAFGTRKIIDTFHSSGVEVNELYACGGLPQRNRLLMQIYADVTNREIKIAASTQTPALGAAMFGAVAAGSAQGGYDSIVEAAGKMARVREETFQPIPENVAVYEKLYEEYSRLHDYFGRGGSDVMKRLKAIKESPQ is encoded by the coding sequence ATGGCCATCCAATATGCGATCGGTATCGACTACGGTACGGAATCCGGGCGTGCGCTGCTCGTCAACCTCTCGAACGGGGAGGAAGTCGCGACGCATGTCACCCCTTACCCGCACGGCGTAATCGATGAAGAGCTGCCCGAATCCGGCGTGAAGCTCGAATACGATTGGGCGCTGCAGCACCCGGCCGACTATATCGAAGTACTGAAGCGCTCCGTGCCGGCGGTCATGAAGGAGTCGGGCATCGACCCGGCGGAGGTCATCGGCATCGGGATCGACTTTACGGCATGCACCATGCTGCCGATCGATGAGACCGGAACGCCGCTCTGCTTCAAGCCGGAGCTGAGGGAGCTTCCTCACAGCTGGCCGAAGCTCTGGAAGCACCATGCCGCACAGGATGAGGCGAACCTGATCAACGAGATCGCCTATGAGCGCGGCGAAGCGTTCCTCCCCCGCTACGGCGGGAAGATCTCGTCCGAGTGGATGCTCGCCAAGGTGTGGCAGGTGCTGAACGAGGCGCCCGATCTCTACAACCGGACGGACCGCTTCGTGGAGGCGGGTGACTGGATCATCGCGCAGATGACAGGCAGCCTTATCCGCAACTCCTGCGCCGCCGGCTATAAGTCGATGTGGCACAAGCGGGACGGCTATCCGGGCAAGGACTTCTTCGGTGCCCTGGATCCGCGGCTGACGAACCTCACCGAGACGAAGCTCCGCGGCGAAGTGCTGCCGCTCGGCACCAAAGCCGGTGAGCTGACAGCCGGGATGGCGGAGCTGATGGGCCTTCGTCCGGGCATTGCGGTAGCCGTGGGCAACGTCGATGCGCACGCGGCCGTTCCTGCGGTGGGCGTGACTGCGCCGGGCAAGCTGGTCATGGCGATGGGCACCTCGATCTGCCACATGCTCCTCGGCACGGAAGAGAAGCTCGTTGAAGGCATGTGCGGTGTCGTCGAAGACGGCATCATTCCGGGCTTCCTCGGTTATGAAGCCGGACAAACGGCAGTAGGCGATATCTTCGCCTGGTATGTAGAGCAGGCGGTGCCGGCCTATGTCACCGAAGCGGCCAGAGCCGAGGGTGTCTCCGTGCACGAATGGCTCGAGAAGCGGGCGGCCGCCTACAGGCCGGGCCAATCGGGACTGCTTGCGCTCGACTGGTGGAACGGCAACCGCTCCGTGCTCGTCGACACGAACCTGACGGGCCTCATTCTGGGCTGTACCCTGCTGACGAAGCCGGAAGAGATCTACCGAGCGCTGCTGGAAGCTACAGCGTTCGGTACGCGCAAGATTATCGACACGTTCCACAGCAGCGGTGTGGAAGTCAACGAGCTGTATGCCTGCGGGGGACTGCCGCAGCGCAACCGCCTGCTGATGCAGATCTATGCCGACGTGACCAACCGCGAGATCAAGATTGCGGCATCCACGCAGACCCCGGCTCTGGGAGCGGCGATGTTCGGTGCGGTAGCCGCCGGTTCCGCGCAGGGCGGATATGACTCGATCGTCGAGGCGGCCGGGAAGATGGCCCGCGTACGCGAAGAGACGTTCCAGCCGATTCCGGAGAACGTCGCGGTCTACGAGAAGCTGTATGAGGAATACAGCAGGCTCCACGATTACTTCGGCCGCGGCGGGAGCGACGTCATGAAGCGGCTCAAAGCAATCAAAGAAAGCCCCCAGTGA
- a CDS encoding ABC transporter permease gives MSNLALLCTLAFVGVTMLLSVWQKLGLERDIAVGTVRSALQLLLVGYVLQYVFGSRHPVLVLLIVAVMIGVAAWNAGQRAKGLPGIRRRIALALAVTELLTAGLLAGLGIIEATPQYLIPISGITIGSAMIVSGLYLNQMKRELESSRGEIEALLSLGASERQALQDALKRSVRSSMIPTVDGMKTVGLVQLPGMMTGMIVAGADPVEAVRYQILIMFILASAAAVTSMLLSRLSYRLWFDREGNLRRGL, from the coding sequence TGGCGCTGCTGTGCACGCTGGCTTTCGTCGGCGTGACGATGCTGCTCTCCGTCTGGCAGAAGCTCGGACTCGAGCGGGACATTGCCGTCGGCACCGTGCGTTCCGCCCTCCAGCTGCTGCTCGTCGGCTATGTGCTGCAGTATGTGTTCGGGTCCCGGCACCCGGTGCTCGTGCTGCTGATCGTCGCCGTGATGATCGGTGTGGCGGCCTGGAACGCGGGCCAGCGGGCGAAGGGGCTGCCGGGCATCCGGCGCCGCATCGCCCTGGCCCTGGCCGTCACCGAACTGCTTACGGCCGGCCTGCTGGCCGGCCTCGGCATCATCGAGGCGACGCCCCAGTACCTGATCCCGATCAGCGGCATTACGATCGGCAGCGCGATGATCGTCTCGGGCCTCTACCTGAACCAGATGAAGCGCGAGCTGGAGTCCTCCCGCGGGGAGATCGAGGCGCTGCTCTCTCTGGGAGCCTCGGAGCGCCAGGCACTGCAGGATGCGCTGAAGCGCTCCGTCCGCTCCAGCATGATCCCGACCGTCGACGGGATGAAGACGGTGGGGCTGGTCCAGCTTCCCGGCATGATGACCGGAATGATTGTGGCCGGAGCCGATCCGGTCGAGGCGGTCCGCTACCAGATCCTGATCATGTTCATTCTGGCCTCCGCCGCCGCGGTCACCTCCATGCTGCTCAGCCGTTTGAGCTACAGGCTGTGGTTTGACCGTGAGGGGAATCTGCGCCGGGGGCTGTAG
- a CDS encoding alpha/beta-type small acid-soluble spore protein, with protein sequence MARRRSRSPVVPGAGQGLDRLKAEVMRRQGYAVQDARPDLVKYEVARSLGIPLQGTGNNQQLTTEQAGKIGGPIGGSMVREMIRMAQEHLAKRQP encoded by the coding sequence ATGGCAAGGAGAAGAAGCAGGAGCCCGGTCGTACCGGGGGCGGGTCAGGGACTCGACAGGCTGAAGGCGGAAGTGATGCGCCGGCAGGGTTATGCGGTACAGGACGCCCGTCCGGACCTGGTGAAGTATGAGGTGGCCCGGAGCCTCGGGATTCCGCTGCAGGGTACGGGGAATAACCAGCAGCTGACGACCGAGCAGGCAGGGAAGATCGGCGGCCCCATCGGCGGCAGCATGGTGCGGGAGATGATCCGGATGGCGCAGGAGCACCTGGCGAAGCGCCAGCCTTAG